AAGTATTAAAAGTGATTTTATTAGAACAAGAATATTTTATTGTGATAAGGCAATGCCAACTCAAAAACCTAATATTGAAAATATACATAGATTGATAAGAAGATTTTTACCTAAAGGGGTAGATTTATCTAATTATTCACAAGATGATATGAATTTTATAGTATCAAATATTAATAGTTTGTATAAACCTAAATATAAAAATAAATCCCCTATAGAGCTATTTAAAGAAAGATTTTCAAAAATCATTCTTGACAAATTATCTATAGAGGAAATAGCTTGTGAAGATATAATAGTTTACACAAGCTACCACAAAATATCAAAAATATGATAGCATATTTTAAAAGAAAATAAAATATGATTTTGTGAATTTGGGGTTTACAAAAAAATTAATTTAAAAATTTTGTGCATTTTAAACTTTACACTCCAATGTAATCTAAGCATACTAGAAAAATTCATATTTGTGTGTTATAATAAATCATTTGATTAGTGAAATTTATTGAGGGGTGAACATATGCTAAAAAATAACATTGAAGTTGATGTAAAAGTTAAGTGCATCAAGGCTGGAATGACCCAGGCACAAGTGGCGGAAAAGGTTGGTACTACCAGCTCATATGTAAACCGTATTGTTAAGAAAAAAGAAGGTGTAGTTAATAAAACTTTTGTGCAAATGATGG
The window above is part of the Pseudostreptobacillus hongkongensis genome. Proteins encoded here:
- a CDS encoding helix-turn-helix domain-containing protein, with translation MLKNNIEVDVKVKCIKAGMTQAQVAEKVGTTSSYVNRIVKKKEGVVNKTFVQMMEALGYDIELTFVKRK